CCCCAACCCCCAACTCCCAACTCCCAACTCCCTTCTTCCCCAACCCCCAACCCCCAACTCCCAACTCCCTTCTTCCCCCATGAATCCCGATCCTGAAATTCGCCGCTTGTTAGACTTGATGCCTGCTTCTGGGCGGATGTTGACGCGTCTGGTGAGCAAGCCAGAGAACGCGAGCGCGATCGCAGCGCCGTTCCCTGTCCCTTGGAAACCGTATCGCCCGATTTATATCAATTTTGACCTGTGGCAGCGTTTATCCCGTCCTGAGCGCGATTTACTGCTGTTACAGGTGGTGAGTTGGGTGTGTGGGGTACGCTGGTTTAAGCCAGATATTTATCAAGGGTTGACTCTAGCAGGGTTAGTCGGAACGGCAAGCGAGGTGTTACAAGGGGATGCGGTGGGCATTGTAACGGCGGGAAGCTTAAGCGCGATCGCTGCTTGGCAGGTTTGGCGCAACAATCGGCAATTGCAGTTACAGTTAGAAGCAGATGAAACAGCGTTGCGGGTTGCCGAGCGGCGCGGTTACTCAAAGGTAGATGCAGCGACGCACCTTTTATCGGCGATTGAAACGGCAGCAGCGATTGAGGGACGCCCTAGTTTAAGCTTTATCGAGTTGGTGCGATCGCAAAACCTCAGAGCGATCGCTAATTTATCCCCCGTAGGCATACCCGAAACTCTGCGCCAGCAGCGCTAATTCCGCTCGGCTGAGGAGAGGCTAGCCAGTCCGGGTTGAGTTAAGTTAGGCAGATACACGCTAAAGGTTGTCCATCCCGACTCGCTGCTGACGACAATCGAACCATGCAGTTGTTCGACTAATTTTTGTACCAGGGAGAGTCCTAAGCCCGATCCGCCTTGCTTGCTACAATCGGCTCCGGCGACTCGATAAAATTTATCAAAGATATGGGGAAGCGCGGCTGAGGGGATTTCTGCACTATTGCTCACCCGAAATAGGGCGGCTTCCGTTTCCGCAGTGGTGGGAGAGGGCGGTAGGTAGCAGACGTTTAACTGAATTTCGCCTTGCTGAGGGGTATATTTACAGGCGTTATTCAACAATTCTGCCAGGATGCGTTCTAGACTATCAGGGTCAGAAATCAAAGGGGGAATGCTTCGATCCCAGTCGGCGCAGAACTTGAGGCGCAATTCGCCGCTTCTTGACTGAAAGGGAGCGATCGCGCTGGGCAACCATTCCCCTAAATTAACACTCTGCAAAGAAATTCGATAGGTTTGAGACTCCAAGCGTTGCAAGTCTAGCAGGTTATTCACCAAATTGATTTCTCTGGCGCACTCGGCTTGCAGAATATTGAGATAGCGCTGCTTTTGCTCTGGAGTTGTGGCGAGAGCCAGCATTTTGATGGCGATCTTCATATTCGTCAGCGGCGTCCGCAAATCGTGGGAAACGCTGTTAATTAATTCATCTTTGAGAATATTGAGTTGCTGGAGTTCTTGGATTTTGTCGTGCAGTTGAGAGACGCTGGTTTGTTTGGCAAGACGGGTAGTAATAGCCGCTTTTAACTCTTCCCAGGTAAACGGCTTGGTGATATAGTCGTCTGCCCCTTTTTCCATCCCAGTACGGAAATCGACTCGATTGGACTTTGCCGTTAAGAAGATAAACGGAATGCTAGAAGTCCGAGGATCGGCTCGTAAAGTATCGAGTACGGCATAACCATCGACACCCGCCATCATAATATCGCAGACAATCAGGTCTGGGGGTTGAACTTGGGCAATTTGGATTCCCAAGCAACCATTGACTGCGCCGATCGCGTCGAAGCCCTCATTCAATAGGAATTCTAAGATATTTCTGCGAACCGGATTCTCATCTTCAATCACCAGAATTTTAACCATCTGCTGATTCCATTTACTCTAAGCTGGGTTTTGAGGAACTACAACCCTAGCTATGCTAGTCTGTAGCGAACCTAGGAGAACGATCGCTCCCATCGAGCTTGGCTCAGGCTTGAGTTCATTTTATCGAGGGGTTGTCTCTCTTAGTCTGCGCTAAAGCGATCGCGCCCTTTTCCTATTGTTAAGCTAAAACCATGCACGGTGCTGCCTGGATTCAGTAATCAAACGCAAGTCTCCCTCAAAAAAACTAGATTCGATGAACGCTCAAAACACGAGCTACCCTGTCTTCGGGGCAAAAAGTGAACGTTAGAAATTCAAAAAAGATGGGGCAACAGGCAGAAAAAAGGTTAGATCTCCTATTACTGTTCGGTGGGTTTATATTAGGACTGAGCTTGCGCTTGATGGCATTGACGGCAAAGTCGCCGTGGACTGACGAGTTTTCTACAATGGCTTTTAGCTTGGGGCACGGCTTTACTTCAGTGCCTTTAGATCGAGTCATTTCGCTCTCAGCGCTGATGCAACCCTTACAGAGCGATCCAGCAACCCAAGCGAGCGATGTCGTCACTCGCCTCTTAAGCGAAAGCAATCATCCTCCTCTCTATTTTGTTTTAGCCCATTGGTGGATGCAAGCGTTCCCCCTAAAGGATCAAGATGGCTTGCTGATGGCGGCTCGCCTCTTACCCGCCTTGTTGGGGGCGCTGTCTATTCCGGCAATGTTTGGTTTAGGGTGGTTGGCGTTTCGCTCTCGGTTGGTGGCGCTATTTTGTGCAATGGCGATCGCGCTTTCTCCCTACGCCATCTTCCTCGCCCAAGAAGCGCGACATTACACGCTGTCTATTCTATTGGCGATCGCCTCCTTAGCTTGCCTCGCCTCTGCGGTGCGCCATCTCTACCGCCATCAACCGTTACCCCTCACTCTGGCGGGGGTTTGGGTGGCAATTAACTGGATCGGAATTGCGACGCATTATTTCTTTTCCCTGACGCTAGCCGCCCAAGCAATGGCATTAGTTCCCCTAGTTTGGCAACAGCGTTCTAAGTGGCAGTTGTTAGAGTTGCAGCGATGGTTAGGTGTGGCGATCGCGTCTGGAGTCGGCGGGTTAATTTGGCTCCCGGTGTGGCGTAACGGTTTAGGAAGCGAATTAACCGCTTGGATCGCCCAAGATTCTCGCACGGGTTTTGAGTGGTTGCAACCGATTTTTCAGTTAATTGCGGCTTGGCTCACCACCATTTCGCTGTTACCCGTGGAAGCCGATAACCTCGCAGTTGTCTTGGTTTCCGGCACGATCATGATTTCGTTCTTCTTGTGGTTGCTGCCCATGCTTCTAGGGGCGCTCAAAATCTTATGGCGATCGCCTGCTACCCAGGGAATGACTCAACTCTTTGGCGGGTTTGTGCTGAGTGCGATCGCCCTATTTTTAGGGATTACCTATTTTTTCGGCATCGATTTAACGCGCGGGGCGCGATACAATTTCGTCTACTTTCCCGGTGTAATCCTATTAGTGGGTGCTTGTTTAGCCTTGTGCTGGAAGATGCCAAAACTCACCAGCCAGTGGTTCCGCCTCCCGCGTTGCAGAATGTCAGGCAAGCTGGTGGTTATCCTAGTGGGCGTCATGGGATTAGCCAGCAGCTTAACCGTAGTGGGCAATTTAGGCTATCAAAAATACTATCGCCCCGATCTATTCGTTCCGCAGATGGTGGCGGCGAGGGAAGCGGATGCAGCGATCCTAGTCGCAACAACTCATCGCACTCACGTTCAAGTGGGGGAAATGATGGGAATTGCCTGGGAAGTTGAACGCCAGCAGGTTTCCGAACCCCCTCAATTTCTCCTAGCGCACGAAATCTCAGATCCTCAAGCCCCTCAGCAAGTGTTGCAGGATGCCTTAACTCAATTACCCCGCCCCTTAGATTTGTGGTTGGTTAATTTTTGGGTTCCTGTAGAACTCGCCTCGCAAAATTGCGTTGCAGACTCCGCCATTACCGCTTCCGTGGATGGGTACCAAACCCAGTTATATCGCTGTCGTTAAATCAGTTTGCGCGATCGCCATTAGTCTCAATATAACGACGCAACACAGAGTTTATCAGAGTTTTGTATTCTGCACCTTGAGACTGAAACCACGCCATTACATCAGGATCTAGTTGAATCAATTTATGGGCTTGAGCAGCAGGAATTCGCAAGGTGGCTTTTTCAAAAAATTCCTCAGTCAAAGGCGGAATGTCAGAGTAATCGATTTCCTCATCTGTCATTGCCTCTAAAGCTGCCCAGTTAGTACGTGAGGTATTGCTCGAATCGTTTGCGCTCATATCGGTTTGCCTTTCGTGCTGAAATAACTCGGATGACTTCCCCCTGTCGTTCTGTCCAAACAACAACTGCTACGCCGTCTCGCAAAAATCCGATGCCGATCCACCGATCTTCACCATAATCAACGCGATCGTCAATCTCAATTAGCATAGGGCTTTCAAACATCTCAATGACATCTGAAAAATCAATTTGATGTTTGCGAATATTCTCTACATTTTTCGCTTCGTCCCACTCGATCCGTCTTCAATCTAGCCCCCATAACCCGGTGAAGTTGCCGTATACAAACGGGTGCAGTAAGTTAACTGAATCTGACCTTGAGCATCACAAACGCGATGGTGAAATTCTGATAATTCTGAAACAAGTTTGTCCAAAGCAGCACCACCCGCTGGAGTAAATCCTTGACTTCGAGCTAAACCAATCGATCCAGCTAAATCTAATTTTTGATTAAACGTAAACTCGTGTCGCTGAAAATTTGTGAAGTCGGGAAGCCATAATCCTTGCCAAAATAGTTGATAACGTAGGGATTTCAACCATTTTTCTGGGTTGATTCGAGATAGCAATTGAGGCTCTTGCTCTTCGGATGCTTCATAAATTAAACGAGTGTACTGCTTGGAAACAGCATCACTTTGATCCCAAAAACTCCATATCAATGCTAAACGTCCACCCGGCTTGAGAATGCGGCGGAACTCTTGAAGGCTCTTGTCAAAATCAAACCAATGAAAGGCTTGAAACGAGGTCACTAAATCAATCGAAGCTGTCTCCAAAGGAATTTGTTCGGCAGTGCCCGTTAAATACTCTACTCGTTCGTGGGGGGTAGCTGCCGTTCGCATATCTGCATGGGGTTCGATCGCCATAACCCGAATACCTCGATCTGCCAACAACCTCGCTCCAATTCCTGTCCCTGCTCCAATATCAGCCGCAATTAACGGAGTGGAAGAACCTAAGCCGGACAAAATCGTATCAATCGCTGAAGGAGGATAAATCGGGCGATACTTCTCATAATCTTCAGCCCGATCGGAGAAATAGCTCAACGGGTTTGCAATCGCATCTGAGGCAGTGGAGAAATCAAAGCTCATATTGCTAACTTCGCTGCGAGTTATATTCTCAGGATATCTCAAGAATTAGGATTGGGTAGGCTAAAGATTCGGATTCGCAGTTGCCAACATCTTTGCGATGCACCCAAACAGCTTCGGTCAATCTGCTAAACCCAAATTGTTAGCTATGCCTGGGATACAATCGTGGTGAAAAGTGTATACTCCAGAACCAGAAGGTAAATTAATTCTTTTGATTGCATCTCGACCGTCACCAACATATATCAACATGAATTTAGAAGCCTTTTCTTAAGTGATTACTATTAATCAACCCATAAAAAAATCCCCCGGTTGTTGACCGTGGGGAACTTTAATAATAAAGGGGTAAATAGTCCCCAGTTGTGGTTGTTAGGCGCTGACTTGATTGACCAATGTTTTGGTTGGTTTTTCGACTAGCAGTTGTTGATAGAGGTGGCTGAGTTGTGAGGCGACACCTGCCCAGCTAAATTTGTCTTCAACGCGTTTTCGGGCGGCTTTACCCAGTTGCGATCGCCATTCGGAATTCATTAAGATCCGGTCGATAGCTTGAGCAAAGGCGGCCTCATCTTGGGGAGGCGCGAGTAAGCCGGTTTCTTCAGGAACGACGGTAAATTGCAGTCCGCCGACATCGCTGGCGACAACGGGGGTACCGCTGGCCATTGCTTCGATTGCCACTAGCCCAAAGGGTTCGTAGTGACTGGGAACGACACAGACATCTGCGGCGGCGTAATACATGGGTAATACTTCATCGCCCAAGCGACCGGGGAAGGTGGTAAAGTCCCTCATGCCCAGTTCGTCTACAATGCCTTCAATGCGATCGCGCTCGATGCCGTCGGCGGCTCCCGGACGAGAACCCCCCCCGATAATCAGTTGCAGGTTCGCATCGCCCCGTAGTTGCGACTGTCCAACCGCCCGAACAACCGTTTCAATCCCTTTGCGGGGGTCAAAACGACCGACGTAGAAGACTAAACGACGATCGGGCGCAATGCCTAATTGAGCGCGGGCGGCTTCGCGGGAGATTGCCCCAAAGCGATGAATATCGGTGCCGCAGGGAATAATATCGATGCTGCCTTTGGCGGACACCAGTTCGCGCATGTGTTGTTTTTCTTGCGGGCTGGTGGCGACGATCCGCTCTGCGGATTCGAGAACCGCTTTCTCGGTATTCAAGCGGGTTGTGGCAATCAGGGGAATCGTTGAAATAGATTTGTATTTAACGGCCCCTAGCGAGTGATAAACATGGACTTGTGGAATATTTAGAACTTTCTTGAGTTCCATTCCCACCCACGCCGATAGCCAGTAGTTGGTGTGGATGAGGGCGTATTGTCGCCCTTCTTTTCTCTGGAATTTCAGAAATTCCTCAACAAATGTACTGCAATATTCAAAGATTTCTTGGCGCGGGACAAATGCTTCCGGCCCGGCGGTTAAGCGAATCGTTCGACAACCTGGACTGTGTTCAACAATCGTGGCGTCAGCGGCGTTAGCTTTACGAGTAAACATGTCCACTTGCCACCCTTGTTTGGCAAGGGCTTCGCCTACTTGGCGAACGTAAACATTTTGTCCGCCTGCTTCTTCTTTGCCAATTTCAATTGCCGGATCTCCATGAACAGAGATAAGTGCAATCCGTTGTTGATTTTGAGCAACCATAGTTTCGCGATTGAATTGGTAGGTCGTACAACAAGGCCCGATTATAGGGCGAATAACCGACCACTCACTCCTTCTTATTGAATAAGATTATTATATCTTATTTATGTCGATTGCCCTCCATCAAAAGTGAGAAACTCGTTAGACCAGGGGTAATGAATCAGGGGGCAATCTGATTGAAATTGGGGATCGTTTCCTCGATAATTGTGAGGAAAAGCCTCTAATCCTGGGGGTTTTACATCATTGATAACTCCTGATATTAACAATGACTCATTTAGCGCTGACGCGGTTTCTGGATGAACGAGGAATCCGGGTTTCCTCGGAGGAAAGGCAGTTCATCCTCCAAAAGATGCATTCTCCAACCGGGGAAGGACACTTGTATGCGGATGCAATTTTTGAAGGGGGAGGGATGCGCGGGCTAGCATTTGTGGGCGCATTACGCTGTTGTGCGGATTTGGGTTTGCAGTGGAAAAAATTAGCAGGAACTTCTGCGGGTGCAATTACTGCGGCTCTTCTGGCTGCCAATTTACCCATTACTGAGTTAGAGGAAATTCTGGGCAATTTTGATTACATGAAATTCTTGTCTCGCAAGACGAGTCCGTTGATTTTCAATGGCGATCCCCGGAACGATTTGCGATCGCCATTTCGGATGCTTTTCTGCTTGGTGGTGGCGAGGCAGTTAGGTCAATATTCCGCCGAACCCTTCCGCAATTGGTTACAACAAATTCTGGCACAACAGCGGATTCACAGCTTTCAAGACATTCAAAAGATTAAAAGCGATCGCCAACTCAAGGTGGTGGTTTCTGATATTAGCCGGGGGGAGATGTTAGTCTTACCGGATGCGCTCGATCCGAATGCGCCTGCTTTGAGCGATCGCCACAAGCAGTTTCGCCAACAAATCCTCAGCAAATCTGCACTCCAATACCCAGAACAGATGAGCGTGGCGGAAGCAGTACGCCTCTCGATGAGCATTCCGCTCTTCTTTGAACCGGGAAGGTTAGGCGACTCTTGGATTGTGGATGGTGGAATTTTAAGCAATTTTCCCCTGTGGATCTACGACGTTCAACCCCGCCCCGGACAGTCGGTGGCTCCTGCGCCCCGCTGGCCGACCTTTGGCTTTCGGTTGGTGGATAGTACAATCGGACAGGTTTCGGAGATTCAAGGCCCTTTAGATGTGTTTGCGTCTACGATTCGGACGATGATGAATGCTCGCGATCGCTATCATCTGCGCGAAATCGATCAGGGTCGGGTGATTAATCTAGATATTACAGAGGCGAGCGTCACCCCCACCCAGTTTAACCTAACGGCCGACGAGAAAGTCAACCTTTATTGTCTCGGCTATCACTGGACAAAAAAATTCTTCCTAGAAGAGTGGAGTTGGACAGAACACCTGAAAAAACGGGGCTTTAGTCCAACTGGAGAGTGCCTTTAGAAAAAAGTGCGGTCGGCAGTTGCCAGGTCATACTCAAGGCTGATATAATCTATGATTACTGCCGCAAGGAGAGGTGGCTGAGTGGTCGAAAGCGGCGGATTGCTAATCCGTTGTACGGTTTAGGCCGTACCGAGGGTTCGAATCCCTCCCTCTCCGTTCTAAAAAAGTGCTGAGTAGAAAGTGCTGAGTGCTGAGTGGGAAATACAGTGCTTAGTCAAAAGTGCTGTTTTTTTAGCTTTCGCAGAGAGTGCTGAGTAGGAACACAGTGCCAAGTTCCGAGTCCCGAGTTCCGAGTGGGAACACAGTGCTTAGTCAAAAGTGCTATTGATTTAGCTTTCGCAGAGAGTGCTGAGTGGGAAATACAGTGCCAAGTTCCGAGTTCCGAGTTCCGAGTGGGAACACAGTGCTTAGTCAAAAGTGCTATTGATTTAGCTTTCGCAGAGAGTGCTGAGTGGGTTAAATAGTAACTCCAACTCAGCACGCTTGAAAAGCATTTTGCTTTAAAGGGGCTTAACGTTCAAATAGACCGCCGAAGTTGTAGCCAACGCCCACTAGGATACCGAACTTGGTGCTATCGCCTAAGAAGGCAACGTTGGCGCTTCCGGTAGCGGTTAGTTGGGGGGTAAGGGGGAAATCTACCCCACCCGTTAACATGGGGCCGACGCGACCGCTAAAATCAAAGGCGACGCCACCCCCAACAAAGGGTGCAAAAGCAACTGGATCGAAGGGTTCCCGCCCCACAATTAAGTCATAGGTGATGGGAACTAAGAGGCTAACCCGGTTATTGACGATTAGCGAAGGACGGACGGAAAGGTTTTGGGTAAAGCCAATTTTACTTACGGCTGCAAAGCCAAAACGACCGATGGCGCTATCGCCCCCTACACCAATATTGGCACCGATCCCCACGTAGCTGACTCCACCGCTTAACTGTCTGGGTTCGACGCCTTGGGCGATCCTGACTTCAGAAAGTTGGGCCAGTTCGGGAACGGGGGTAAAGGCGGGTTGTTCGCTGAGGCTGGCGGCGTTCGTGATGCTGGTTCCGGGGAAGGGGATCTGGGCCGTTTCTGAAGATGCAGGTTCGCTCTCGGTTTCTGCAACTGTACTGAGTTCTGGGCTTAAGGGTTCAATCTCTTGCGCGATCGCACACAAGCTACCCCCTAGAAGGCTAGCAAGCACGGCGCTTAGGGGTAAAAACTGAGTTAGGTGTCTCATATCACTCCTCAACCAATTGGATTTAATAGCGATCGCCATCGATCGCAGACTCGATAGGTTTAACCTTGCAGACCTTGCATTGCCCCAACGACCTGTTGGGAAACAAAAGGCAAGATAGCTTCATTTTTACTCTGGGTTTTTCCCTCTGTAAATACAACCAGTAAATAAGGTTGCAAACCGGGAATTTCAATATAGGCGCTATCGTGGCGGACTTGTGAGGTTAACCCCGCTTTTGACCACAGTTGGGCGTTTTCGGGTAAACCTTGCCCAAAAAATCCGGTGACTTGATTTTCCGGATCTTTCTCCAGAACCGCCGGATCGAGCGATCGCTTCATCAACGCCATCATCTTCTGCGACGCCTGGGAGGAGACTGCAACCCCCCCAATAATGCTGTGTAAGAGGCGGGCTGTTGCGTCTGTGGTCAGCATATTGCGGTTTTCCATCATTTCACCCAAAAATGCCCGTTCGCGCCCGTAAGCTCCATCTCCCCAGGTCTTTTGGTTAACGTTAGTGCTTTCTAATTCCGCCCATCCCAAGGTTTTGAGATAGCGGTTGACAATATTGCGCTGCGACTTCCAGGTTTCAAAGGGGGCGGGGGGCAGTTCCGGGCCGCCTGTGGTTCCGGTTAGCACATCAACGACGAGGGCAGTGGCATCATTGCTAGAATCGACAATCATGTCGCGGATGGCGCGTTCGAGTTCTGGTGAAGGCTGAATCATGTTTTTGTCCACCCACTCGTACACCGCCACGAGATAAAACAATTTGACAATACTGGCCGGGTAAATTCGCTCAACGCCGCGATAGCTGTAACCGCGTACGGGATGCTTCCAAAATTCTTCCGGGGATAGCGCGCCGCCCGTGTTGACGGGGACAGGCGGATCGTAGACAATCCAAGTCATTGCAATTTGGTTGCGGGCGAGTTGGGGAAATTCAGCCCAGGTGGTTTCAAGAATGCGATCGCCCAATTGTTGGAGTTGTTCGTCTTTGCGGAAAAAGGTCATCGTTGTTGGGTAGAAAAGGTCTTATGGTATCTGTTGCTTCAGTGTCTCAGAGTGCGATCGCTCTGGAGTATGTTTGCCAAAGAAATCTCGATCTCTATGATTCTCCAGAGTGCGAGAGGCTGGCAACTCAAGCCGCCGCCGGACGGCATCTCAAGTTAGCGCGATCGCCCCAAGCAACGGCGGTTGAAGTCCGCTTGTGCGAAGATGACTATCCCTGTTGGTTATCCCTAAGCGATCTTGAAACGTTGGCAGAAGCGACAGCACCCTATCAAGCGGTGGCGCGATCGCGTTCGGAGATTGAGGCGAAGCTACCAGAGGCGATCGCGTTTGCTCAAGCTGCAATGCAACAGCCCAATTACTATCTGTGGGGCGGAACGGTTGGCCCGAATTATGATTGTTCGGGGTTAATGCAAGCGGCGTTTGCCTCAGTCGGGATCTGGCTGCCCAGAGATTCTTATCAGCAAGAAGCTTTTACCGAACCCGTCTCGCTGGATGAGTTGAAACCGGGAGATTTGATTTTCTTTGGCACGCCTGAAAAAGCAACCCACGTCGCCCTATATTTGGGGGAAAGCCGCTATCTTCATAGTTCAGGGAAAACCCAAGGCCGCAACGGGATCGCGATCGATCCGTTGAGCGATCGCGGGGATGCCGTCGTGCAAACCTACTTTAAACAGTTGCGCGGGGCTGGTCGAGTGGTTTGCAGCTATTGCCCGACTTAGCGTTTGAGCCGGGGATTCTGGACTGGCGGCTTGAGGGGTGCGAGTTTTAGTTGGCGAATGGCGATGCTAGCCGACTGGGAAACATAACCGATGGGATCTCTTAAAGCGCGTTGCAGAAAAGGAAGCGCTTGCGGGGAGTGAATGCTACCCAAGGCCATAATTGCAGCTTGGCGAACTTTGGGCTTGG
This genomic interval from Desertifilum tharense IPPAS B-1220 contains the following:
- a CDS encoding class I SAM-dependent methyltransferase, which translates into the protein MSFDFSTASDAIANPLSYFSDRAEDYEKYRPIYPPSAIDTILSGLGSSTPLIAADIGAGTGIGARLLADRGIRVMAIEPHADMRTAATPHERVEYLTGTAEQIPLETASIDLVTSFQAFHWFDFDKSLQEFRRILKPGGRLALIWSFWDQSDAVSKQYTRLIYEASEEQEPQLLSRINPEKWLKSLRYQLFWQGLWLPDFTNFQRHEFTFNQKLDLAGSIGLARSQGFTPAGGAALDKLVSELSEFHHRVCDAQGQIQLTYCTRLYTATSPGYGG
- a CDS encoding glycosyltransferase, whose translation is MALTAKSPWTDEFSTMAFSLGHGFTSVPLDRVISLSALMQPLQSDPATQASDVVTRLLSESNHPPLYFVLAHWWMQAFPLKDQDGLLMAARLLPALLGALSIPAMFGLGWLAFRSRLVALFCAMAIALSPYAIFLAQEARHYTLSILLAIASLACLASAVRHLYRHQPLPLTLAGVWVAINWIGIATHYFFSLTLAAQAMALVPLVWQQRSKWQLLELQRWLGVAIASGVGGLIWLPVWRNGLGSELTAWIAQDSRTGFEWLQPIFQLIAAWLTTISLLPVEADNLAVVLVSGTIMISFFLWLLPMLLGALKILWRSPATQGMTQLFGGFVLSAIALFLGITYFFGIDLTRGARYNFVYFPGVILLVGACLALCWKMPKLTSQWFRLPRCRMSGKLVVILVGVMGLASSLTVVGNLGYQKYYRPDLFVPQMVAAREADAAILVATTHRTHVQVGEMMGIAWEVERQQVSEPPQFLLAHEISDPQAPQQVLQDALTQLPRPLDLWLVNFWVPVELASQNCVADSAITASVDGYQTQLYRCR
- a CDS encoding hybrid sensor histidine kinase/response regulator, giving the protein MVKILVIEDENPVRRNILEFLLNEGFDAIGAVNGCLGIQIAQVQPPDLIVCDIMMAGVDGYAVLDTLRADPRTSSIPFIFLTAKSNRVDFRTGMEKGADDYITKPFTWEELKAAITTRLAKQTSVSQLHDKIQELQQLNILKDELINSVSHDLRTPLTNMKIAIKMLALATTPEQKQRYLNILQAECAREINLVNNLLDLQRLESQTYRISLQSVNLGEWLPSAIAPFQSRSGELRLKFCADWDRSIPPLISDPDSLERILAELLNNACKYTPQQGEIQLNVCYLPPSPTTAETEAALFRVSNSAEIPSAALPHIFDKFYRVAGADCSKQGGSGLGLSLVQKLVEQLHGSIVVSSESGWTTFSVYLPNLTQPGLASLSSAERN
- a CDS encoding serine hydrolase, with amino-acid sequence MTFFRKDEQLQQLGDRILETTWAEFPQLARNQIAMTWIVYDPPVPVNTGGALSPEEFWKHPVRGYSYRGVERIYPASIVKLFYLVAVYEWVDKNMIQPSPELERAIRDMIVDSSNDATALVVDVLTGTTGGPELPPAPFETWKSQRNIVNRYLKTLGWAELESTNVNQKTWGDGAYGRERAFLGEMMENRNMLTTDATARLLHSIIGGVAVSSQASQKMMALMKRSLDPAVLEKDPENQVTGFFGQGLPENAQLWSKAGLTSQVRHDSAYIEIPGLQPYLLVVFTEGKTQSKNEAILPFVSQQVVGAMQGLQG
- a CDS encoding DUF3318 domain-containing protein — protein: PNPQLPTPNSLLPQPPTPNSQLPSSPMNPDPEIRRLLDLMPASGRMLTRLVSKPENASAIAAPFPVPWKPYRPIYINFDLWQRLSRPERDLLLLQVVSWVCGVRWFKPDIYQGLTLAGLVGTASEVLQGDAVGIVTAGSLSAIAAWQVWRNNRQLQLQLEADETALRVAERRGYSKVDAATHLLSAIETAAAIEGRPSLSFIELVRSQNLRAIANLSPVGIPETLRQQR
- a CDS encoding BrnT family toxin is translated as MEWDEAKNVENIRKHQIDFSDVIEMFESPMLIEIDDRVDYGEDRWIGIGFLRDGVAVVVWTERQGEVIRVISARKANRYERKRFEQYLTY
- a CDS encoding C40 family peptidase encodes the protein MVSVASVSQSAIALEYVCQRNLDLYDSPECERLATQAAAGRHLKLARSPQATAVEVRLCEDDYPCWLSLSDLETLAEATAPYQAVARSRSEIEAKLPEAIAFAQAAMQQPNYYLWGGTVGPNYDCSGLMQAAFASVGIWLPRDSYQQEAFTEPVSLDELKPGDLIFFGTPEKATHVALYLGESRYLHSSGKTQGRNGIAIDPLSDRGDAVVQTYFKQLRGAGRVVCSYCPT
- a CDS encoding BrnA antitoxin family protein; translated protein: MSANDSSNTSRTNWAALEAMTDEEIDYSDIPPLTEEFFEKATLRIPAAQAHKLIQLDPDVMAWFQSQGAEYKTLINSVLRRYIETNGDRAN
- a CDS encoding patatin-like phospholipase family protein — its product is MTHLALTRFLDERGIRVSSEERQFILQKMHSPTGEGHLYADAIFEGGGMRGLAFVGALRCCADLGLQWKKLAGTSAGAITAALLAANLPITELEEILGNFDYMKFLSRKTSPLIFNGDPRNDLRSPFRMLFCLVVARQLGQYSAEPFRNWLQQILAQQRIHSFQDIQKIKSDRQLKVVVSDISRGEMLVLPDALDPNAPALSDRHKQFRQQILSKSALQYPEQMSVAEAVRLSMSIPLFFEPGRLGDSWIVDGGILSNFPLWIYDVQPRPGQSVAPAPRWPTFGFRLVDSTIGQVSEIQGPLDVFASTIRTMMNARDRYHLREIDQGRVINLDITEASVTPTQFNLTADEKVNLYCLGYHWTKKFFLEEWSWTEHLKKRGFSPTGECL
- a CDS encoding glycosyltransferase family 1 protein, with product MVAQNQQRIALISVHGDPAIEIGKEEAGGQNVYVRQVGEALAKQGWQVDMFTRKANAADATIVEHSPGCRTIRLTAGPEAFVPRQEIFEYCSTFVEEFLKFQRKEGRQYALIHTNYWLSAWVGMELKKVLNIPQVHVYHSLGAVKYKSISTIPLIATTRLNTEKAVLESAERIVATSPQEKQHMRELVSAKGSIDIIPCGTDIHRFGAISREAARAQLGIAPDRRLVFYVGRFDPRKGIETVVRAVGQSQLRGDANLQLIIGGGSRPGAADGIERDRIEGIVDELGMRDFTTFPGRLGDEVLPMYYAAADVCVVPSHYEPFGLVAIEAMASGTPVVASDVGGLQFTVVPEETGLLAPPQDEAAFAQAIDRILMNSEWRSQLGKAARKRVEDKFSWAGVASQLSHLYQQLLVEKPTKTLVNQVSA